Genomic window (Ignavibacteriales bacterium):
TTAAAATGTTATACGTTTTTGTTTTATACAATGTTCCAATTTCTGTAGCCCAGGTATCTGCACAAACTGCCGCCAAAGATGAAATATAAATGAAATAAAATAATTCATTTGGATAAATTAAATTCAGGATTACTAATAATCCACCTATACCACCATTAGCTGCAACTTGTATATGATCCCGAACTCCTGATTTTTCAAAATAGGTTTCAACATTTTCATTCACTTTCTTTCTTACTTTGGAAAGAACACTAGAAAGGATAAAGAAAGCCATAATTGGAATGCTCCATTTCCATCCACCAAATCCAAATATAAACGCAGCAAGAAGAAAAGTTGCCATAGAGCCGCTCAGCGTTAAAAATTTTACTCGATAAGAAACAACCGCTACAATCAAAGATAGAAATGCTCCAAAAATAAAATTGAAAAGCAGTTGATTATTTGGATTGCCGAGCAATATATAAACTAGAAATGCAGCAGCTAAAGGAATGATAAAATTATCAAATCCGAAAGATGAAATGGTTTTGAAACCAGTGAGAATTACAGAAATAATAACTGCTGAAAGAAGGAGATAAGTATTTAACTCAAGCTTCATTCCTGTTATTTCGGAGTATATTGAAGATGAAAAAGAAATTATGATTAAAACAGAAGTAATGAAGAAAGTTAAAGAACCGATAATTGATTTTTTATCCGAAGTTATTTGAAAAAAAGATTTAGCCAATCTATTACCAGCAAATGTTGAAAAGAAATTAGAAAAACTAAAAATCAAAAATGAGGAAGTAATAATCCAAGGAGAGTGCTGAAAAAATAAAATTGCCAGAATCAAAAAAGAAAGTGAAAAGAAAAATAATCCCCAGCTTTTCTTTTCTGAATTATCTAAAGCGGATAAATAATTTTTATAAACCAAAACAAATGTAATTATTGTAATGGAAAAGGCAATTAAA
Coding sequences:
- a CDS encoding DUF92 domain-containing protein; this encodes MLEYISLFSFIGIISSFAILSENLSRKKNIENTLSGKLLQILTGICAAFIPLLFRNYLLIVLIAFSITIITFVLVYKNYLSALDNSEKKSWGLFFFSLSFLILAILFFQHSPWIITSSFLIFSFSNFFSTFAGNRLAKSFFQITSDKKSIIGSLTFFITSVLIIISFSSSIYSEITGMKLELNTYLLLSAVIISVILTGFKTISSFGFDNFIIPLAAAFLVYILLGNPNNQLLFNFIFGAFLSLIVAVVSYRVKFLTLSGSMATFLLAAFIFGFGGWKWSIPIMAFFILSSVLSKVRKKVNENVETYFEKSGVRDHIQVAANGGIGGLLVILNLIYPNELFYFIYISSLAAVCADTWATEIGTLYKTKTYNILNLEPIEQGVSGGISFIGTFGGVAGALVIACSAIVWIKFNFVYYFLFVVLAGIFGSLFDSFLGATIQAQFECKVCGKITEKIIHCEKNTFHKRGYNWLNNDLVNLAAGIAGGVFIILFKDYLL